CACGTAGGACACCTTGAAGCGCTTGAGGAGCTGCTTACCGGTTCTAAAGATATATATGGGATCTACATGGCAGGCACACCTGACTATGTGGGTACCGGAAGAACAAACCTTAGTGCACCGGGACTTGAAGAGATTGCTGAGCAGACAGCGCGCGTCCATGAAGAAAATGTGAAGATGGAAGTAGTCCTGAACAGTTCATGTATGGGTGGCCAGCACCTAACTCCTGAAGGATATAACAGGATAAACTGGTATTTCACACAGCTCCATAATATTGGCGTTGATGCAGTAACTGTTGCTGAACCTTATTTTATAGAGATGCTGTCAAAAGATTTCGACATGGAAGTTGTTGTCTCTGTCCTTTCCTTTGTGGATTCACCGCAGAAGGCTGAGTTCTATGAGCAACTTGGTGCTGACACTATAGTAATAGATCCTGTTATTAACAGAGATTTTGAGAAACTTGAAGCAATAAGAGATGCAGTGTCCTGTGACCTGAAGCTTCTTGTCAATGAAGGATGCCTTTACCAGTGTCCTTTCAGGTATGCACACTTCAATTTCTTCTCCCATGCCAATGGTCCGGGACCAAAACTGAATGTCCTGGATGATTATTATTACTACAAG
The sequence above is a segment of the uncultured Methanolobus sp. genome. Coding sequences within it:
- a CDS encoding peptidase U32 family protein, whose amino-acid sequence is MKLYAPHVGHLEALEELLTGSKDIYGIYMAGTPDYVGTGRTNLSAPGLEEIAEQTARVHEENVKMEVVLNSSCMGGQHLTPEGYNRINWYFTQLHNIGVDAVTVAEPYFIEMLSKDFDMEVVVSVLSFVDSPQKAEFYEQLGADTIVIDPVINRDFEKLEAIRDAVSCDLKLLVNEGCLYQCPFRYAHFNFFSHANGPGPKLNVLDDYYYYKCLSLRISDPQQLIKSPWIRPEDLKEYKHITDIFKIGGRTHFPNWILNNVQAYANESYDGNLMDLLDCPRDIRDLFYIPNKELDGAINQWKQCSKVCNKCGYCKRLAEKIIKVYTADGCENILKPLKSEGGQ